TCCCGGGCGTCACCCCCGGCACGTAGGCCAGCCGGAACTCAGCTTCGGTCACTCCCACAGCCTAGTCACGTCCAGGCAGGCCCCTTCCGCTGGCTACCCTTGGGTTATGAGCACGTCAAGGGCAAAGACCCCGCAGACCATGAAGTCCGCGACCGCGGCCAAGAAGCTGGGGATCCTGCTGTCGGCAGCGCCCGCCGAGTTCCAGGAAGGCCCTGTCTCCCGGGACGAATTGAACGCGCTCCAGGCTGACCCGCCCTCTTGGCTCGCCGACCTTCGCCGCGGGGGCCCCCACCCCCGCCAGGTCGTCGCCGCCAAGCTCCGTGTCTCCGCCTCAGGTCTGGCCCGCGCCGGCATCACGGGCCCCCTCACCACAGCCGAGATCGAGAACCTGAAGGCCGAAAACCCCGACTGGCTGGAACGCGAGCAAGCCATCCGAACCAAAGTCCGCGAAGAGGAACTCCGCCTCAAGCAGCAACGCACCAAAGCCTGACTCCCATGATGCCCCCAGCCGAGGTGCGGGACTGAGGCACCCTAGGTTGCCGAGCTGTTGCCGTGCTCCGGCTCGGCGGCGCTGACTTGCGGGAAGTCGCCCGCGCGGGCCCGGTCAGACGCTGGCCGACCATTTCGGGCTCTGAACAAGTACGGCCGCACGACCAGCCCCGGCCAGCTGGACGCAGGACGCGCGCCCGTTGAGGCCGATGCGCAAGAGGACCATTCCCGCGCACGCGGGGCCGACGTCCGGCTCGGTGCACACGGCCTGACCGATCATCTACCTCGAGGTGTGCGAGGACGGTTGGGGCGGTGACACCTGCCGCGGCATAGCGCTGGTCCGGCGGAAGGCGGCTCCTGGCGGCGGCGCAACACTCGACGGGCTCCTCCAGGCCTCGCCGCACAGCCCTGGCGGATGAAGCATCGACATATCTCTTGAAAACTATCGCCTTCACCGTTGTTCGTCCTGTCTGTCATTGCAATGAGAACGGGATCGCGGCCTTGGAGGGGCGATCCAGCGTGAGACGCATGCGGATGCCTCGGCCAAGCCATTGCGCACGTGCAAAGTTCGCACGTGCGCGATTGCATAGGGCGCGGTGTGATCCGGCGGTGGCCCCCGCGCGTCGCGGACACGCCCGGCGAGCCGTCCGGTCGGCCGGTTCGCCTTGCCCGATGGAAGGATCGTGAAGCGTGGGCGTGGA
The sequence above is a segment of the Actinomadura coerulea genome. Coding sequences within it:
- a CDS encoding DUF5997 family protein, which encodes MSTSRAKTPQTMKSATAAKKLGILLSAAPAEFQEGPVSRDELNALQADPPSWLADLRRGGPHPRQVVAAKLRVSASGLARAGITGPLTTAEIENLKAENPDWLEREQAIRTKVREEELRLKQQRTKA